A window of Exiguobacterium sp. Helios genomic DNA:
CGAGACGTTCCCTTACGTGATTGACATCTCGTTATTAAAAGAAGCATTCGAAACATTACTGGATATGACGGAGACGGCAATCGTCGCGTATCGTGATGGCGATATTGAAAAAGCGAAGGCGCTGTCTGATCTCGATAACATCATTGATGACACGACCTATAAAGCGTTGCGCCAGTATATGCGGCATATGTCCCTGCAACCGGTTGTAGTGGATGAAATCATGCAATTCACAAATATTTGCCGGTATATCGAACGAATGGGCGACCATTTAACGAACGTAGGTGAGCATTTGATTTACATGGCAAAAGGAAAACACTATGATTTAAATAGCTAAGTACAGTAGGCTAGAGGGAAATCCTCAGCCTACTTTTTTTGTAAAGGATTTTGAAACAAGTTTGTAGAATAAGAAAGAAGTGAATAAAGAGAAAGAGGTGATAGGTAATGCTTGAAAAAATCATAAAATTAAAAGAACAAGGACTAACCATTAAACAAATTGCAGAAAAAGTGGAATCGACAGAAGGTAAGGTTAAATATGCCTGGAGTAAATACCGAAAGTCGCTAACGGAAAATAAAACAGTTTCAACGGAATCAGCTGCGGTCACCAAACCTAATAAGAAGAAGGCAGGCGTAACCGTGAGTGCTCCGAAACAAAACGAAATCGTACCGGCATTGACAGCAATCCCTTCATTGGAGCGAGATGCATTTGGAATGGCGACTCATTACGAAGACGACATCATCCATGCGATCGTCCAATCTCCGACATCTGTCTATGTTTACTGGGAATTGTCTGAATTGTCTCGAAAGATGCTTGAGACACATTACCACGCATCATTCGATTCATTCCGAAAAGAAATGCGGATCATTGATGTGACGTTACGTGATTACGAAAAAGGTGAAGCGAATCGTACGTATCAATTTGAATTGCCGGAAATGACGAATACATGGTTTGTCCGTCCGTTGATGCCGAACACTACATACATCATCGAATGGGGTATTCAAACCATCGACGGAGATTTTCTTCCTGTCCTCCGCTCAAAACCAATCGAGACACCACGAGACGAGCCTGTCGTAGATGGACGTTTTGCAGAGGTTGTTGCTCATTGGCAATATGGAGAACTGGAACAACCGGAATGGGTCGAAGTCTTGCGTCCGTATTCCTATTTTGATCGCGTTCGCTGAAGATAACAGATAGAAAGCAGAAGGAGAGGAAGAACAGACATGCGCAAAGGTTATTTTTCATTAGTGTTACATGCCCATTTACCATATATCCGACATCGGGAAGCCCATCGTCTAGAAGAAAGATGGATGTACGAAGCCATCTCCGAAACGTATATTCCATTATTGTGGGAAATCGATCGCTTGGAGCGTCCGCTTGGTTGGACGATCAGTATCTCGCCACCCGTCATTGAGATGTTAGCAGATTCACTCATCCAAGATCGTTACGTGGAGCACCTGGACGATACGTTACGATTGATTGAACAGGAGTTACAACGCGATTTAGGGAACGAGGAACGTGATGCCTTGCTTTTCTATAAAGAACGGTACCACGACTTAAAAGTAACGTTTGAGCATTGGGGCCGGAACTTAAACAGCGCCTTCCGTCATTATAAAGAACAAGGGTATCTTGAGTTGATGACGTGTACCGCGACACACGGATTCAGTCCGCACATGTTGTCGGAACAAGCAGCACGGTCTGAAATCCAAACCGGATTAAACTGTTTCGAACGCCATTACGGCTATCGTCCGACGGGTCTGTGGATGCCGGAATGTGCGTATACGCCAGGTCTTGATAAGATCATGTACGAAGAAGGAATCCGGTATACGTTCGTTGACGAACATTCTATCCTGAATGCGGATCCTGCCCCGAAACACGGGATTGGTGCACCTGTCTATTCGCCGCATGGTGTTGCATTGTTCCCGCGTGATCAAATCATCTCGGGCCGGATTTGGAGTTCGGTCATCGGTTATCCTGGGCATCCGGATTACCGTGAGTTTTACCGCGACCTTGCATATGACCGCGAATGGGATCAAATCGCCGAATTCATGCATCCAGAAGGACTTCGTTACGATACAGGATTAAAACTTCACCGGGTGACGGGCGAGTCGGATCAAAAAGAATATTATGTCCGGGATTGGGCTTGGAAACGGACAGATGTCCATGCGACTGATTTTGCGGAAGCACTTGCCAACCATTTAGATGAGCAGAGCGCACAAGATTTTCCACCATTCCTCGTGACGGCACCGTTCGATGCTGAGTTATTTGGACATTGGTGGTTCGAAGGGCCGGACTTCCTCGGAAAAACGATGGAACGATTCGAAGATTACGGGATTGAGTCGATTTCTCCGGCGATGTTTTTGGAACGTCACTTCCAGGATATCGAAACGGTTCACATTGCGATGGGAACGTGGGGACGCAAAGGTTATGCGGATGTCTGGATCAATGAACGCAACGATTGGATGATCCGTCACTTGCACCAACTTGAAAAACGTTTGGCAGGCGTCGTTGCCCGGAATCGTCATCAGGATGAATTGACGGTGAAAGCCAAACGTCAGTTGATTCGCGAATATCTGCTTGCCGTCTCGAGTGACTGGCCGTTTATTCTCGATGGACAGACAACGGCACAATATGCAGCGAACCGGTTCCGTGAACATATTAAACGATTTGAAGAAACGGAACGTCGTCTCGATGCGCAGGAGCTGACGCTTGATTGGCTAGAAGAGCGGTATGCAGAATATCCGTTCCTCGCTGATACCGACATTGAACCGGATGTCTTCCTGACTCCGCATGATTATTATGTGGCCGTTCAACGTGAGGTATCGTGGAACAGCGAAGCTATTTTACTTGTGACGACGCAATACGATGATTCAAACCGTCCCGTTGCGGAATATGCGAAACGATTAGCCGCATCAGGTGAAAATGTTTATGTCATTACATCAGGGACAGCCGGTTATCAGCATCAAGACGGTGTGCATGTCTATCAGGTCGAGGTCAATGGTCTACCGCTCGTTCAGACGTATAATCAATTGGCCGGCTTAAATCTGGCAGTCTTGCGTCAAGCACAGGCATTGAATAAAATCGTCGAGTTCCGACTTGTTCATAACTTTAATATGGAGACGGCTTCAGCGGCTCAATCCTTTGCTGAAATGAACGGCTTACCACTTGTCAGCAACGTGTATGACTTGGAAAGCGAACGTTCTCCGTCAGGAACAGGTGGGCTTGTCGTAGCAATCAAGCGACTCGAAGGAGAAGCATTACGTCATTCAGACGTCATTTATCTCGAGCGAGAAGAAGCAAGAAACGGGATCGAACATGATTATCATGTCGCAAAAGAACTGCGTACATTCCAGGTGGACCTTGAAAATCCATACCAGCATGTAATGAATCCAAAAAAGAACGGATGAACAGTTGCAATTCACTTCCTTTCTTGGTACGATACTTGAGTATGCTTAACCTTATGTAAAGCAAAAATACTTGATACATCGAGAGCTAGATAGGAGGGAATCCCATGCGCGTTAAAATTACTTTGGCTTGCACTGAAACTGGTGACCGTACTTATATCACTAAGAAGAACAAGCGTAACAACCCAGAGCGTCTTGAGTTGAAGAAATACAACCCACGTCTCCGTAAGCACACACTTCACCGTGAAGTAAAATAATTGAGATGGAAGCCGTCACCTTGTGTGATGGCTTTTTTGTTGAATAAGGGGGATTCGCAAGATGGAAAAACGGGAAATTCGGCGATTTATTACAGATCAGTTAAATCAGTTAGAGCATCGTGAACAAAAAGAACAGCAGATTTATGATTATTTGTTTGCTTTACCGGAGTGGAAAAATGCTCAATCCATTGCCATCACACTTTCCTTTCGCAACGAATGTGCGACAGAGCCGATTATTTTGAAGGCCTGGGAACTGGGGAAACAGGTTGTCATTCCGAAAGTCATGCACCAGGAGATGCGATTTTTTGAATACTTACCGAACAGCCCATTGATAGAAACAAAGATGGGCATTCGGGAACCGGATGACCAGGCGGTAGAGAGGTCTTTGAGTGCAGTGGACCTTTGCATCGTTCCGGGACGGGCGTTCACACGTCAAGGCTACCGTGTAGGGTGGGGAGGCGGTTTTTATGATCGGGTATTAGCTGATTATCATGGCCATACGTTAGCGGTTGCGTTTGAGCGTCAACTGGTTTCTGCGTTCGAAGTGGAACCCTTCGATCAACCGGTTCAGCAGATTGTAACCGAGTCTGAGGTCGTTGTATGCCAGTAATCTACGGTATTTTATTTTGTTTTTTCCTCGGCTATATCGGATACCGGCTGCGTTTGCTGACCATCAGCGGCAGTATTTGGACGCTTGTCGTCGGGGCGCTTGTCCTGTCCGGATTCGGTTACCCCGGGCTTCTGATGTTATTGCTTTTTTTCGGCAGTTCCAGTCTGTTGTCGAAACTTGGGAAACGAAGAAAACAGTCGGTGAATCAAATCGTCGAAAAAGACGGACCGCGTGACGGCTGGCAGGTTCTTGCGAACGGAGGGATCGCAGCGTTGGCTTCGATGGGATTTCTCTGGACAGAACACACATCGTTTCTTGTCTTATTTTTGATCGTGCTGGCTGCGTCAAATGCCGACACATGGGCTTCTGAAATTGGTCCTTTGTCAAAAAAAAATCCTTTTCTCTTAACGGGACGGCGTGTACCGGCTGGAACGAGCGGCGCAATTTCAATCCTTGGGACGACCGCAACGATTGTCGGCGCCTTGTTCATAGCGACAGCAGGCGATCTACTGTTCGACTTATCGACGGACATCTGGTTGTTGGTGACGTTAGGCGGCATCATAGGAAGTTTGTTTGATACATTGTTCGGCGGGACGGTCCAGCGGAAATTTCGATGTGTGGTTTGCCTCAAAGAAACAGAAAAACGTCTTCACCACAATCAACCGACTCTTTATGTAAAGGGATGGAAATGGCTTGGGAATGACGGAGTCAACTTTTTGTCGAGTACGTTAGCCGGAATGTTTGGTTTTATTGTGTATCGAATGTGGTAAGTGGAAATGGAAGATGTCGCTTTTCCTTATGTTAGGATATTATTGACACAAATTAGACAAGATGTGAACGGTTTCATAAATACCTAAACTTTGTGAAAGATGTTACAATCTATTTGTGAGATAGTTAACAAACTTTTAAATTACCTTCAGAAGGGTGGATATAAAGGATGGAATTACATGCGAAAGTGACACGTGTAGCGTTAATTGGTGCGGGGGCTGTTGGTTCAAGCTTTGCCTATCAGATGTCGACGGCGGGATTGTGTGAAGAATTGGTGATCATCGATGTGAATAAAGCCAAAGCAGAGGGCGAAGCGATGGATTTAAATCACGGGACACCTTTCAGTTCTTCCCCGATGCGCATCTGGGCAGGGGATTACTCAGACTGTAAGGATGCGGAAGTGATTGTTATCACGGCAGGGGCGCCACAAAAACCGGGCGAAACCCGACTCGATCTTGTTGCTAAAAATGCGTTGATCATGAAAGAAATGATACGCCAAATCATGGAATCTGGTTTTGATGGCATCATCGTCGTTGCATCTAACCCGGTTGACATCATGGCTCATCTGGCATGGAAATATTCCGGTCTTCCAAAATCCCGTGTCTTTGGATCAGGTACGGTTCTTGATACGGCCCGTTTGCGTCAAATGCTCGGTGAATACTTCCATATCGATTCCCGTAATGCGCATGCCTACATTCTTGGAGAGCACGGGGACACGGAATTTGCAGCCTGGAGCAACTCACGGATCTATGGTAAAACGATTGATGAATTGTTAGCGGAAAATGATCGTTACTCTCAAGCGGATCTTGATCAAATTTATATCAATGTCCGGGATGCAGCGTATCACATCATCGAACGAAAAGGGGCGACCTATTATGCGATTGGTCTTGGACTTGTTCGAATCGTCCGGGCGAT
This region includes:
- the rpmG gene encoding 50S ribosomal protein L33; this translates as MRVKITLACTETGDRTYITKKNKRNNPERLELKKYNPRLRKHTLHREVK
- a CDS encoding 5-formyltetrahydrofolate cyclo-ligase; amino-acid sequence: MEKREIRRFITDQLNQLEHREQKEQQIYDYLFALPEWKNAQSIAITLSFRNECATEPIILKAWELGKQVVIPKVMHQEMRFFEYLPNSPLIETKMGIREPDDQAVERSLSAVDLCIVPGRAFTRQGYRVGWGGGFYDRVLADYHGHTLAVAFERQLVSAFEVEPFDQPVQQIVTESEVVVCQ
- a CDS encoding DUF92 domain-containing protein; this translates as MPVIYGILFCFFLGYIGYRLRLLTISGSIWTLVVGALVLSGFGYPGLLMLLLFFGSSSLLSKLGKRRKQSVNQIVEKDGPRDGWQVLANGGIAALASMGFLWTEHTSFLVLFLIVLAASNADTWASEIGPLSKKNPFLLTGRRVPAGTSGAISILGTTATIVGALFIATAGDLLFDLSTDIWLLVTLGGIIGSLFDTLFGGTVQRKFRCVVCLKETEKRLHHNQPTLYVKGWKWLGNDGVNFLSSTLAGMFGFIVYRMW
- a CDS encoding glycoside hydrolase family 57 protein, which produces MRKGYFSLVLHAHLPYIRHREAHRLEERWMYEAISETYIPLLWEIDRLERPLGWTISISPPVIEMLADSLIQDRYVEHLDDTLRLIEQELQRDLGNEERDALLFYKERYHDLKVTFEHWGRNLNSAFRHYKEQGYLELMTCTATHGFSPHMLSEQAARSEIQTGLNCFERHYGYRPTGLWMPECAYTPGLDKIMYEEGIRYTFVDEHSILNADPAPKHGIGAPVYSPHGVALFPRDQIISGRIWSSVIGYPGHPDYREFYRDLAYDREWDQIAEFMHPEGLRYDTGLKLHRVTGESDQKEYYVRDWAWKRTDVHATDFAEALANHLDEQSAQDFPPFLVTAPFDAELFGHWWFEGPDFLGKTMERFEDYGIESISPAMFLERHFQDIETVHIAMGTWGRKGYADVWINERNDWMIRHLHQLEKRLAGVVARNRHQDELTVKAKRQLIREYLLAVSSDWPFILDGQTTAQYAANRFREHIKRFEETERRLDAQELTLDWLEERYAEYPFLADTDIEPDVFLTPHDYYVAVQREVSWNSEAILLVTTQYDDSNRPVAEYAKRLAASGENVYVITSGTAGYQHQDGVHVYQVEVNGLPLVQTYNQLAGLNLAVLRQAQALNKIVEFRLVHNFNMETASAAQSFAEMNGLPLVSNVYDLESERSPSGTGGLVVAIKRLEGEALRHSDVIYLEREEARNGIEHDYHVAKELRTFQVDLENPYQHVMNPKKNG
- a CDS encoding L-lactate dehydrogenase, which encodes MELHAKVTRVALIGAGAVGSSFAYQMSTAGLCEELVIIDVNKAKAEGEAMDLNHGTPFSSSPMRIWAGDYSDCKDAEVIVITAGAPQKPGETRLDLVAKNALIMKEMIRQIMESGFDGIIVVASNPVDIMAHLAWKYSGLPKSRVFGSGTVLDTARLRQMLGEYFHIDSRNAHAYILGEHGDTEFAAWSNSRIYGKTIDELLAENDRYSQADLDQIYINVRDAAYHIIERKGATYYAIGLGLVRIVRAILGNENCLLTVGAHVDGQYGISGIHIGVPAIINRQGVREIIEVSLTEEELKKFHHSAEVLRQTMEPVLR
- the phoU gene encoding phosphate signaling complex protein PhoU, with amino-acid sequence MAANRTIFGENLAVLDQKVFLLARKTMQQIATTAEALEKYDREIALKVIENDNELDALELEINDDAILLIAKQQPVATDLRRLVTAMKIATDLERIADYAGNISKAVLRVETFPYVIDISLLKEAFETLLDMTETAIVAYRDGDIEKAKALSDLDNIIDDTTYKALRQYMRHMSLQPVVVDEIMQFTNICRYIERMGDHLTNVGEHLIYMAKGKHYDLNS
- a CDS encoding DUF4912 domain-containing protein, with translation MLEKIIKLKEQGLTIKQIAEKVESTEGKVKYAWSKYRKSLTENKTVSTESAAVTKPNKKKAGVTVSAPKQNEIVPALTAIPSLERDAFGMATHYEDDIIHAIVQSPTSVYVYWELSELSRKMLETHYHASFDSFRKEMRIIDVTLRDYEKGEANRTYQFELPEMTNTWFVRPLMPNTTYIIEWGIQTIDGDFLPVLRSKPIETPRDEPVVDGRFAEVVAHWQYGELEQPEWVEVLRPYSYFDRVR